The proteins below come from a single uncultured Dethiosulfovibrio sp. genomic window:
- a CDS encoding M23 family metallopeptidase, which yields MISRGRIGRVCCLLALWGLFFGVGVCHALEVAFSAPEKVRLGEPFMVSVSIDGEADRSTLSWRGKNIPLDLRQGEDGVLTGRALLGTDSVEKTAKGEVLKIWVASRGTTYLSKWPVDIVAKDYPSERLSVDPAMVTPPSSARDRIARERRLVRKALGRVSKKALWELPIVRPVPGAVTSLYGKRRVYNGVLKGRHGGVDYRAANGTPAKAAASGEVILTGDHYYAGKSVYIDHGGTLISMYFHLSRIDVKAGQVVSAGDVIGLTGSTGRVTGPHLHFGVAQGGRMMDPAPLIELSLDEMSEANSQGRMVFK from the coding sequence ATGATTTCACGTGGAAGGATAGGTAGGGTCTGCTGTCTTTTGGCCCTTTGGGGGCTGTTTTTTGGGGTCGGTGTCTGCCATGCCCTGGAGGTCGCTTTTTCCGCCCCCGAAAAGGTTCGGCTAGGGGAGCCTTTTATGGTGTCGGTGTCCATCGACGGGGAAGCTGATAGGTCGACCCTTTCCTGGAGAGGTAAGAATATCCCTCTCGACCTGAGGCAAGGGGAGGACGGTGTACTGACGGGAAGGGCCCTACTTGGCACCGATTCGGTCGAGAAAACCGCCAAAGGGGAGGTCCTAAAGATATGGGTAGCGTCGAGAGGAACTACCTACCTCTCCAAGTGGCCTGTCGATATCGTAGCCAAGGATTACCCCTCGGAGAGGCTCTCCGTGGACCCCGCTATGGTCACCCCTCCGTCGTCGGCGAGGGACAGGATCGCTAGAGAGCGTCGTCTGGTGAGGAAGGCTCTAGGCAGGGTTTCAAAAAAGGCTCTATGGGAGCTTCCTATTGTGAGACCTGTTCCCGGTGCGGTGACCAGTCTTTACGGAAAAAGGAGGGTCTATAACGGAGTGCTTAAAGGGCGTCACGGAGGGGTCGATTATCGAGCGGCCAACGGAACCCCCGCCAAGGCCGCCGCTTCCGGCGAGGTTATCCTGACAGGGGATCACTATTACGCCGGTAAGTCGGTTTACATCGATCACGGGGGGACGCTGATATCCATGTACTTTCATCTCTCCCGAATAGACGTGAAAGCGGGGCAGGTAGTCAGTGCCGGAGATGTTATCGGTCTGACCGGGAGCACCGGCAGGGTGACAGGGCCCCATCTTCACTTCGGCGTCGCCCAGGGGGGCCGGATGATGGACCCGGCTCCCCTGATAGAGTTGAGTTTAGACGAGATGTCCGAGGCGAACTCTCAAGGTCGGATGGTCTTTAAATAG
- a CDS encoding GntR family transcriptional regulator — translation MDTKKIKADEKAFMMIIDQIVAHRIRPGDRIYEPDLAETLKLSRTPVRHALSRLVAEGVLDKARGRRGYTLPILSKEDMEEVFATRSALEGKAIEIAAGKVTDQDISYLRELNERERSLFHLGRYKSEYAQVNEQFHSKLVELAGNRYLDRYFRQAYWRSSLYTFHFGLFYNIELDMPPENAFPDSEHRTYREHRKIIDSLERRDGAGSRTLLEEHVYNTIVRRGVRFSAPI, via the coding sequence ATGGACACGAAAAAAATCAAAGCCGACGAAAAAGCTTTTATGATGATAATAGACCAGATAGTGGCACACAGGATCCGACCGGGGGACAGGATCTACGAGCCAGATCTCGCCGAAACCTTAAAGCTCAGCAGAACTCCGGTAAGACACGCCCTGAGCAGATTGGTCGCCGAGGGCGTCCTGGACAAAGCCAGAGGCAGAAGAGGCTACACCCTTCCGATTCTATCTAAAGAGGACATGGAGGAGGTGTTCGCCACCAGAAGCGCCCTGGAGGGCAAGGCCATCGAGATAGCAGCAGGGAAAGTCACCGACCAGGACATATCCTACCTGAGGGAGCTAAACGAAAGAGAGAGATCGCTGTTTCATCTGGGCCGGTATAAATCGGAATACGCCCAGGTCAACGAGCAATTTCACTCTAAATTAGTGGAGCTTGCCGGAAACCGATACCTCGATAGATATTTCCGGCAAGCCTACTGGAGATCGTCGCTATACACCTTTCACTTCGGCCTGTTTTACAACATAGAGCTGGACATGCCGCCGGAAAACGCCTTCCCTGACAGCGAACACCGGACCTACAGAGAGCATCGTAAGATAATAGACTCTCTGGAGAGGCGGGACGGAGCTGGTTCAAGGACTCTCCTTGAGGAACACGTCTACAACACCATAGTCCGAAGGGGAGTTCGCTTTTCCGCCCCTATTTAA
- a CDS encoding DUF362 domain-containing protein: MRKCESYDKARQAVIAVVEDLGGMERFISPGDSVLIKPNMLGAYNSDRHVTTHPSVVRAVAEMVLDCRGKPVIGDSPGLDPFPLVSRKTGIGEVGKALGVPVLPLIDSIPIRTKKGGKFRKIELSRLAIESDKIINIPKMKTHCQMTLTLGVKNLFGTVVAQRKAEWHYKVGLNREVFASLLIEIWDHLRPCLTVMDGVWGMEGRGPSNGRGRLFGVISASDDSLAMDQILSSLMGVKERDLPLLRAARSYRMAYDEIRIIGDSVESFRPKVDLPKSDSLRLLPPWMDRIGREILSSRPEQDRGKCIGCQKCVEVCQAGALTMKEGKVLSFDYDRCIRCYCCHEMCPVDAIKLHRGAILRILDLLDRT; the protein is encoded by the coding sequence ATGAGAAAATGCGAATCCTACGATAAAGCGAGGCAAGCGGTTATAGCTGTAGTAGAGGACCTAGGCGGCATGGAACGTTTCATATCCCCTGGGGATTCGGTCCTGATAAAACCGAATATGCTCGGGGCCTATAATTCAGACCGCCACGTAACAACCCACCCTTCGGTGGTGAGGGCTGTGGCGGAGATGGTCTTGGACTGTAGAGGCAAGCCGGTAATAGGGGACAGCCCAGGACTGGACCCCTTCCCTCTGGTCTCCCGGAAGACCGGCATAGGGGAGGTCGGAAAGGCGCTGGGCGTTCCAGTCCTTCCCCTGATCGACTCGATTCCTATCAGGACGAAAAAAGGAGGAAAATTTCGCAAGATAGAGCTTTCACGACTGGCCATTGAGTCTGATAAAATAATAAACATACCTAAGATGAAGACACACTGTCAGATGACCTTGACCCTAGGGGTGAAAAACCTCTTCGGGACGGTGGTGGCCCAGAGAAAGGCAGAGTGGCACTACAAAGTCGGCCTGAACAGGGAAGTTTTCGCCTCGTTGCTGATAGAGATATGGGATCACCTGAGGCCATGCTTGACCGTCATGGACGGAGTATGGGGGATGGAAGGGAGAGGCCCTTCCAACGGGAGAGGAAGGCTCTTCGGCGTAATATCCGCTTCCGACGATTCTTTGGCGATGGATCAGATTCTCTCCTCTCTGATGGGGGTCAAAGAGCGGGATTTACCTTTGCTCAGAGCTGCTCGCTCGTACAGAATGGCCTACGACGAAATTAGGATAATAGGTGATTCCGTCGAATCGTTCAGACCGAAGGTCGATCTTCCTAAATCTGATTCTTTAAGGTTATTGCCTCCTTGGATGGATCGGATAGGGAGGGAAATTTTATCCTCCAGGCCGGAACAGGACAGGGGAAAATGCATAGGGTGCCAAAAATGCGTCGAGGTCTGTCAGGCAGGGGCCTTGACGATGAAAGAGGGGAAGGTGCTCTCCTTCGATTACGACAGGTGTATAAGGTGCTACTGCTGCCACGAAATGTGTCCCGTGGACGCCATAAAACTGCACAGAGGAGCTATTTTGAGGATTTTAGATCTCTTAGATCGCACATAG
- the mptA gene encoding GTP cyclohydrolase MptA, whose translation MVCGHRVFLALGANLGDRQGNILQALQYLQGKLEVVKVSSFYETDPVGYLDQPRFLNAVCEVETDLSPHDLLRLAKWVEQRMGRTVTFRNGPRPIDVDVVLYGDRVMDDQDLTIPHPRMAERAFVLVPMAEIAPDVVDPRSRLTVSELAQSVDRSGVKRSQRCLRFPLDRDVQKGTPEVPFFLGRVGVTGLERIIRLESDRGTSLFYAKMDLFADLDGSKAGVHMSRFSEILEEAAEEAAGSSAPDIETMAERLAFLVAERQEALRSEVRIRAHFPLKKHTPISGKLSQEIYTFIGISACDGKSCRTVSGVEVDGLTVCPCAQDMVRSHSKGLLVSQGYGEDEAERIVDLLPLASHNQRGKATLMIGGAGAIKAENLVHLAEASMSSEIYELLKRPDEFFVVNKAHTNPRFVEDVVREMLRNVVEVSPDLPDDSFVLARQENFESIHRHNAFAERSALLGDLRLEMEGLRPGRPMSLDRWLMGI comes from the coding sequence ATGGTCTGTGGCCACAGGGTTTTTCTGGCTCTAGGAGCCAATCTTGGAGATAGACAGGGAAATATACTTCAGGCACTTCAGTATCTTCAGGGTAAGTTAGAGGTAGTTAAGGTGTCGTCTTTTTACGAGACCGATCCGGTAGGGTATCTGGATCAGCCCCGTTTTCTGAACGCAGTGTGCGAGGTGGAGACCGACCTCTCCCCTCACGACCTTCTGCGTCTAGCCAAGTGGGTCGAGCAGAGGATGGGTCGGACGGTAACCTTCCGAAACGGTCCAAGGCCTATAGACGTGGACGTCGTCCTGTACGGCGATAGGGTGATGGACGATCAGGATCTCACGATTCCCCATCCCAGGATGGCCGAGAGGGCCTTCGTCCTGGTTCCAATGGCGGAGATAGCCCCCGATGTCGTCGATCCCAGATCCCGTTTGACGGTGTCGGAGCTGGCCCAGTCGGTGGACCGGTCGGGGGTAAAAAGATCCCAGAGGTGTCTGAGGTTTCCTCTGGATAGGGACGTTCAGAAAGGGACGCCGGAGGTTCCGTTCTTTTTGGGAAGGGTGGGGGTCACCGGCCTTGAGAGGATAATCCGTCTCGAGAGCGACCGGGGGACGTCCCTTTTCTACGCCAAAATGGACCTCTTCGCTGACCTGGACGGCTCAAAGGCGGGGGTACATATGTCCCGGTTCAGCGAGATCCTGGAGGAGGCGGCGGAGGAGGCCGCCGGTTCCTCCGCTCCCGACATAGAGACTATGGCGGAGAGACTGGCCTTTTTGGTCGCCGAGAGGCAGGAGGCCCTTAGGTCAGAGGTCAGGATAAGGGCCCACTTTCCCCTCAAAAAGCATACCCCTATATCGGGAAAGCTCTCCCAGGAGATCTACACCTTCATAGGTATCTCCGCCTGTGACGGCAAGTCCTGTAGGACCGTCTCTGGCGTTGAGGTCGACGGTCTCACCGTCTGTCCCTGTGCCCAGGACATGGTGCGATCCCACTCGAAAGGGTTGCTCGTATCCCAGGGGTATGGCGAGGACGAGGCGGAGAGGATAGTGGACCTCCTACCGTTGGCCTCCCACAACCAGAGAGGTAAGGCCACCTTGATGATCGGTGGTGCTGGGGCGATCAAGGCGGAAAACCTAGTCCATCTCGCCGAGGCCTCCATGAGCTCGGAGATATACGAGCTACTGAAGAGGCCCGATGAGTTCTTCGTGGTCAATAAGGCCCACACCAATCCCAGGTTCGTAGAGGACGTCGTCCGGGAGATGCTCAGAAACGTCGTCGAAGTGTCTCCCGACCTGCCCGACGATTCCTTCGTCCTGGCGAGGCAGGAGAACTTCGAGAGCATCCACCGGCACAACGCCTTCGCAGAGCGTTCCGCCCTCCTGGGCGACCTCCGTCTCGAGATGGAGGGCCTAAGGCCCGGTCGCCCTATGTCTCTGGATCGATGGTTGATGGGGATATAG
- the folP gene encoding dihydropteroate synthase produces the protein MTSWFQRFNSTEELKNTLEEMGCDMGALPYFDDRRQVTALRIADVDTRAANALKQEMLSRGGDVAVHRHAIDRGVERCDCLIFGTKKQLRHLTEKLSAMPYWGLPEVKQEIEGAMAGLNRKRHNLNLPGGRALELGKKTKLMAIVNLTEDSFFAGSRSSSIDCLKKVEAMIDQGADILDLGAESTRPGSSPVDRATEISRLVPTIEAIRREYPAIPISVDTTKSSVAKACLDSGADIINDISGLGFDQELPATVAKAGAPLVIMHIKGVPRTMQENPHYGCLPGEICRYFEERIDLAVQAGVPRDQIVLDPGIGFGKTTEHNLTLLGHNEFFRSLGLPILIGHSRKSVFGAVLGESDPANRLEATLATTALCVWQNVEIVRVHDVRENRQVIDTIWALKNASSFA, from the coding sequence ATGACATCCTGGTTTCAACGATTTAACTCCACCGAAGAGCTGAAAAACACCTTAGAGGAGATGGGCTGCGACATGGGAGCCCTGCCCTACTTCGACGATAGAAGACAGGTGACGGCCCTCAGGATAGCCGACGTAGACACCAGGGCAGCCAACGCACTGAAGCAGGAGATGTTGTCGAGAGGGGGGGACGTGGCGGTCCACCGTCACGCCATAGACCGAGGGGTCGAACGGTGCGACTGCCTTATATTCGGCACAAAAAAGCAACTTCGCCACCTGACGGAAAAACTCTCCGCCATGCCCTACTGGGGTCTGCCGGAGGTAAAACAGGAGATCGAGGGCGCCATGGCAGGGTTGAACAGGAAAAGGCATAACCTGAACCTGCCGGGAGGCAGGGCCCTGGAGCTTGGGAAAAAGACCAAGCTAATGGCTATAGTCAACCTGACGGAGGACTCGTTCTTCGCCGGAAGCCGCTCGTCCTCCATCGACTGTCTCAAAAAGGTCGAGGCCATGATAGACCAGGGAGCGGATATACTGGACCTAGGAGCCGAGTCCACCAGGCCGGGATCCAGCCCGGTGGACCGTGCGACCGAGATATCCAGGCTGGTACCGACCATAGAGGCGATAAGGAGGGAATATCCGGCAATCCCTATATCTGTGGACACAACCAAGTCGTCGGTGGCAAAAGCCTGCCTGGACTCGGGAGCGGACATAATAAACGATATATCCGGTCTGGGGTTCGACCAGGAACTGCCCGCAACGGTGGCTAAAGCAGGGGCACCTCTGGTCATAATGCACATAAAAGGGGTCCCCCGTACTATGCAGGAGAACCCCCATTACGGTTGTCTCCCAGGGGAGATATGCCGATACTTTGAGGAGAGGATCGACCTAGCGGTTCAAGCGGGGGTGCCGAGAGATCAGATAGTCCTGGACCCAGGCATAGGCTTCGGGAAGACCACCGAGCACAACCTGACCCTCTTGGGGCACAACGAGTTCTTTAGGTCTCTGGGCCTTCCTATACTGATAGGACACTCGAGAAAATCGGTCTTCGGGGCGGTGCTAGGGGAGTCAGACCCGGCGAACAGGCTTGAGGCCACCTTGGCCACAACCGCCCTCTGTGTATGGCAGAACGTGGAGATAGTCCGAGTCCACGACGTCAGGGAGAACCGTCAGGTCATAGACACCATCTGGGCCCTGAAGAACGCCTCCAGCTTCGCTTAA
- the queD gene encoding 6-carboxytetrahydropterin synthase QueD, with protein sequence MLLKKEFTFDAAHRLERYRGKCEALHGHTYRLAVTLRGHRDDDDMVFDFTELKKVVTAKVLDKLDHAYLNDVMDQPTAENIALWVWDKLDGEVNRPNCKLHTVQVWETATSSVIVDREDAENR encoded by the coding sequence ATGTTATTAAAAAAAGAATTCACATTTGACGCCGCCCACAGGCTTGAGCGATACAGAGGAAAGTGCGAGGCCCTTCATGGACACACCTATCGACTGGCGGTGACACTGAGGGGACACAGGGACGACGACGATATGGTATTCGACTTCACCGAGCTGAAGAAAGTGGTCACGGCGAAAGTGCTGGACAAGCTGGACCACGCCTACCTCAACGACGTTATGGATCAGCCCACGGCGGAGAACATCGCCCTGTGGGTATGGGACAAGCTGGACGGCGAGGTGAATCGGCCAAACTGCAAGCTCCACACAGTTCAGGTGTGGGAGACAGCCACGAGCTCGGTTATAGTGGACAGAGAGGACGCTGAAAATCGATGA
- a CDS encoding MFS transporter, giving the protein MLFYSGGGAFSALGSRNYRLFFSGQAVSLTGFWIQRVAMGWLIYRLTDSPFLLGAVDFASQIPLLFLSTVAGVMMERWDLRRLMIICQTLCMVHAGFLATLTLTGVVQYWHVLSLGVLLGIVNAFELPARQTFVVQLVDRPEDLSNAVALNSSLFNVARLIGPSVAGFCIAAFGEGICFGLNSAFYLATLLALMAMRLKPHSVEPSKEGFFEGLSSGIGYVRRFLPIRDVLLSLALLSFAGLPYLVLLPVFAKEILHGGPGLLGLLTGASGLGALVGSIRLAARKTPVGLMKVMALSMCGFGVALSCFALSDWASLSVILIVAVGFCMVSILVAGNTVVQTLVEEDKRSRVMALYVVALTGTAPIGSLLSGAVASLIGAQIALAIGGIVCLGVGVILVKRGDLLWSMAEPVYMTKGLLTQTERGELPIASDTL; this is encoded by the coding sequence ATGTTGTTTTATTCAGGGGGAGGGGCTTTTTCGGCCCTTGGTTCGAGAAATTATCGTCTGTTTTTTTCCGGTCAGGCGGTATCGTTGACGGGGTTTTGGATTCAAAGGGTCGCCATGGGGTGGCTCATATACAGGCTTACCGACTCGCCTTTTCTTCTAGGAGCGGTGGACTTCGCTAGCCAGATACCTCTTCTTTTTCTCTCCACCGTAGCAGGGGTTATGATGGAGCGTTGGGATCTCCGGAGGCTGATGATTATATGCCAGACATTGTGCATGGTCCACGCCGGTTTTCTGGCTACTCTCACCCTCACTGGGGTCGTCCAATATTGGCATGTACTATCTTTAGGGGTTTTATTGGGGATAGTAAACGCCTTTGAGCTTCCTGCCAGACAGACCTTCGTGGTCCAGTTGGTGGACAGGCCCGAGGATTTAAGTAACGCAGTGGCCCTGAACTCCTCGCTGTTCAACGTCGCCAGGCTCATAGGCCCTTCTGTAGCCGGTTTCTGTATAGCCGCCTTCGGCGAGGGAATATGCTTTGGTCTAAACAGCGCCTTTTATCTGGCTACCCTGCTGGCCCTGATGGCTATGAGGCTTAAACCTCACAGCGTTGAGCCATCGAAGGAGGGCTTTTTTGAGGGGTTGTCCTCGGGAATCGGCTACGTCCGACGTTTCCTTCCCATAAGGGATGTTCTCCTCTCGTTAGCCCTGCTCAGCTTCGCCGGGTTGCCCTATCTGGTCCTCCTTCCGGTCTTTGCCAAGGAGATTCTCCACGGTGGCCCGGGTCTTTTAGGTCTCCTGACAGGGGCTTCGGGCCTCGGTGCCCTGGTGGGATCCATCAGACTGGCGGCCAGGAAGACCCCTGTTGGGCTCATGAAGGTGATGGCTCTTTCTATGTGCGGTTTCGGAGTTGCCCTGTCCTGCTTTGCCCTCTCCGACTGGGCCTCCCTGTCGGTTATCCTCATAGTAGCGGTTGGTTTCTGCATGGTCTCCATTCTGGTAGCTGGAAACACCGTGGTCCAGACCCTGGTAGAAGAGGATAAGAGAAGTCGGGTTATGGCCCTTTACGTGGTTGCCCTCACCGGCACCGCTCCGATAGGAAGCCTCTTGTCCGGTGCCGTCGCGTCCCTCATCGGGGCTCAGATAGCCCTTGCCATAGGTGGCATAGTCTGTCTTGGGGTCGGTGTGATTTTGGTGAAAAGAGGGGATCTACTGTGGTCTATGGCGGAGCCCGTGTATATGACGAAAGGTCTTTTGACTCAAACAGAAAGAGGTGAGCTCCCCATTGCCTCCGATACCCTTTAG
- a CDS encoding HAMP domain-containing methyl-accepting chemotaxis protein, with translation MGWLRKASVVARLVAMVGVLCAFIVGMAFYNYLNVKKFDTELQVTYENYLLPVYWLNDARAHAQAIRSDVYALMLTDKDSENRVLMGNISNRRNLMDESLKKYGDLSLSPSSRKLLDKVIGDMAKARSALQKVTDLALKNENQMAYDIFRSDALPPLDEYNDHLVELAEDILKGSREDNEYNKNLVARIRLNLLLVSVFSLILAIAMAFFVARSIAVPLRDLEDQVDVFAKGDLSVAFSSQGGDEVAKIGRRLGRMAEKMRDVIGGVIDASHDLKESAQTFSGLTEETNASLEETRSGTEQVSRSAESLSAAGEEINASVQEVSSGAATAASRSGEVAEQVESAKAAAESGISAVASTVKDMASVSKEIDGSAKAVEELASKAERIQSIVGEISSIADQTNLLALNAAIEAARAGEHGRGFAVVAEEVRKLAEESNESSKNIAELARSIGEDLESVKKGARSNQAGASRVDVQIRDVEERIKAILEALESIAGATQDVAAVSQEQAASSEEIAETVQDMAEKIQGVSEISLNVRDQVMEITQSSERLSLGAVSLAELAEDLNSKVSFFSLGEKGGLKPL, from the coding sequence ATGGGTTGGTTGAGAAAAGCGTCGGTGGTCGCTAGGCTGGTGGCTATGGTAGGGGTCTTGTGTGCTTTTATAGTTGGGATGGCGTTCTATAATTATCTAAACGTGAAGAAATTTGATACAGAGCTTCAGGTTACCTACGAAAATTATCTGTTACCCGTCTATTGGTTGAACGATGCCAGAGCTCACGCTCAGGCTATCCGGTCCGACGTGTACGCCCTTATGCTGACCGATAAGGATAGCGAAAACAGGGTATTGATGGGGAATATCTCCAACCGTAGAAATTTGATGGACGAGAGCCTAAAAAAATACGGAGACCTGTCGCTCAGTCCCTCCAGCAGAAAGTTACTGGACAAGGTTATCGGCGACATGGCGAAGGCCAGATCCGCTCTCCAGAAGGTTACCGATCTGGCCCTCAAAAACGAGAACCAGATGGCCTACGATATATTTAGATCCGACGCACTTCCCCCTCTGGATGAGTACAACGACCACCTCGTGGAGCTGGCGGAGGATATTTTAAAAGGCTCCAGAGAGGACAACGAGTACAATAAGAACCTCGTGGCTAGGATTAGACTGAACTTATTACTCGTTTCGGTTTTTTCTCTGATTCTTGCTATCGCTATGGCTTTCTTCGTGGCCCGTTCCATAGCCGTTCCCCTGAGGGACCTGGAGGATCAGGTCGATGTATTCGCCAAAGGCGATCTTTCCGTCGCGTTCTCCTCCCAGGGAGGGGACGAGGTCGCCAAGATAGGGAGGCGGCTTGGGAGGATGGCGGAGAAAATGAGAGATGTTATCGGCGGTGTTATCGATGCGTCCCATGACCTGAAAGAGAGCGCCCAGACCTTCTCGGGGCTGACGGAGGAGACAAACGCCAGCCTGGAGGAGACCAGGTCCGGCACCGAGCAGGTAAGTCGGTCTGCCGAAAGCCTTTCCGCCGCAGGGGAGGAGATAAACGCCAGCGTCCAGGAGGTGTCCTCCGGTGCCGCTACCGCCGCCAGCAGAAGCGGTGAGGTCGCTGAACAGGTGGAATCCGCCAAGGCTGCCGCTGAGTCGGGTATATCGGCGGTAGCATCGACGGTAAAGGACATGGCTTCGGTGTCCAAGGAAATAGACGGTTCTGCTAAGGCTGTGGAGGAGCTGGCATCCAAAGCGGAGAGGATCCAGTCTATAGTCGGTGAGATATCCAGCATAGCGGATCAGACCAACCTTCTGGCCCTCAACGCCGCCATAGAGGCGGCCAGAGCTGGAGAGCACGGCAGGGGATTCGCCGTCGTAGCTGAGGAGGTCCGAAAGCTCGCCGAGGAATCAAACGAATCGTCCAAAAACATCGCCGAGCTGGCCAGGTCTATAGGGGAGGACCTGGAGTCAGTCAAAAAAGGCGCTAGGAGCAACCAAGCGGGAGCGTCCAGGGTCGATGTCCAGATAAGGGACGTAGAGGAGAGGATAAAGGCCATACTCGAAGCTCTGGAGTCCATCGCCGGGGCTACCCAGGACGTGGCGGCGGTCTCTCAGGAACAGGCGGCCTCCAGCGAGGAGATAGCCGAAACCGTCCAGGATATGGCGGAAAAGATACAGGGAGTCAGCGAGATATCCTTAAACGTCAGGGATCAGGTTATGGAGATAACCCAGTCCTCCGAGAGGCTCTCCCTTGGGGCAGTTTCCCTTGCGGAGCTAGCCGAAGACCTAAACTCCAAGGTCTCCTTTTTCAGTTTAGGAGAAAAAGGCGGCCTTAAGCCCCTTTAA